From Candidatus Beckwithbacteria bacterium, one genomic window encodes:
- a CDS encoding RNA polymerase sigma factor has product MEFNEQQLTNVILEKPRSVLQFYRKLKPYLATYFDHKISNSRDREEIIQDTILAVFDSLPTYKGQSSFKTWVRAIAHHELVDYYRRKKIKTLLFSKFPFLEQIVDKALGPQLALEEKEAKLKIFATFKKLSEGNAKILRLRYMEGLSVHAIAAQLQISYKAAESRLSRARLAFAKAYLYQSSYFDQDS; this is encoded by the coding sequence ATGGAATTTAATGAGCAGCAACTTACCAATGTCATTTTGGAAAAACCACGCTCTGTGCTGCAATTTTACCGAAAATTAAAACCGTATTTAGCTACGTATTTTGATCATAAAATCAGCAACAGCCGAGATAGAGAAGAAATAATTCAAGATACTATCTTAGCTGTTTTTGATAGCTTGCCTACCTATAAAGGTCAAAGCAGTTTCAAAACCTGGGTCAGAGCTATTGCCCATCACGAGTTGGTTGATTACTACCGGCGTAAAAAGATTAAAACTTTGCTGTTTTCCAAATTCCCATTTTTAGAGCAAATTGTTGATAAAGCTTTGGGACCACAACTGGCTTTAGAAGAAAAAGAGGCAAAACTTAAGATTTTTGCCACCTTTAAAAAACTGAGCGAAGGAAATGCTAAGATTTTACGACTAAGATATATGGAAGGTTTGAGCGTGCATGCTATTGCTGCCCAGCTACAGATCAGTTATAAAGCTGCAGAATCGAGATTGTCTCGAGCCCGTTTAGCCTTTGCTAAAGCTTATCTTTACCAGTCAAGCTACTTCGACCAGGATAGTTAA
- a CDS encoding cob(I)yrinic acid a,c-diamide adenosyltransferase: MKQGLLYIFTGDGKGKTSAALGVALRACCANLKVAWVAWYKQASWQTCESNIVKLLPIDVFLLGKGFHLKTKNLKLRTKRLKTGAVIVDKVSEEEHKLAADAALTKAQEILKMQKYDVLICDEINNALYEKLISLKSVKELIGLRKKTHLVLTGRNAHSDIITLADLVTDMKKVKHPYDQGIPALEGLDF; encoded by the coding sequence ATGAAGCAAGGTCTCCTATATATTTTTACTGGTGATGGTAAAGGCAAAACCTCAGCTGCTTTAGGGGTAGCTTTACGAGCCTGTTGTGCCAACTTAAAAGTTGCTTGGGTAGCTTGGTATAAACAAGCTTCCTGGCAGACTTGTGAGAGTAATATAGTCAAACTTTTACCTATTGATGTATTTTTATTGGGCAAGGGCTTTCATCTAAAAACTAAGAACTTAAAATTAAGAACTAAAAGGTTAAAAACAGGTGCTGTCATTGTTGACAAGGTTAGTGAAGAAGAACATAAACTAGCGGCTGATGCAGCGTTGACAAAAGCTCAAGAAATTTTAAAGATGCAAAAATATGACGTGCTGATTTGTGATGAGATTAACAATGCTTTGTATGAAAAGCTGATTAGCTTAAAAAGCGTTAAAGAATTGATTGGCTTACGAAAAAAAACTCACCTGGTTCTCACTGGTCGCAATGCTCATTCAGATATTATTACGTTGGCTGATTTGGTGACAGACATGAAAAAAGTAAAACATCCCTATGATCAGGGAATTCCAGCTTTAGAAGGTTTAGATTTTTGA
- a CDS encoding hydroxymethylglutaryl-CoA reductase — protein MNRTTINPQDRRASLETKLSKKLPHIGGAVIDLNLAQNRNCEQMIGIAQVPMGIAGPLLLNSDQFGQKELDIPLATTEGALLASINRGLKATRLSGGITSFHENVGASRGPHLKLTNIAQGRQIIAFIDTHWEELKTLAHETESHLALQNWQYQLAGKHLYLRFSFDTAEAMGMNMVTMATQAMLDFISKKFEVTTILSGNACVDKKPAWSTFLSGRGKKVWAETIIAKEIVETVLKTSPQNIVETVQSKQLLGSALHGSLGYNGHFANIVAATYLATGQDLAHIVEGSLGVTSAELDGDKLYFSVYLPSLMVGTVGGGTHLPTQQEALTILGIDKPFTGSASYLAEIIGAVVLAGELSLTAALASNQLACAHQSLGRGKHD, from the coding sequence ATGAACCGTACTACTATAAATCCTCAAGATAGACGAGCTAGTCTAGAAACTAAGTTATCAAAAAAACTACCCCACATTGGCGGAGCAGTTATTGACTTAAACTTAGCTCAAAATCGCAACTGCGAGCAAATGATTGGTATTGCTCAAGTACCGATGGGAATAGCTGGTCCACTCCTTTTAAACTCAGATCAGTTTGGGCAAAAAGAGCTGGATATTCCTTTGGCAACTACCGAAGGAGCTTTGCTTGCCAGTATTAATCGAGGTTTAAAAGCGACTCGTTTGTCTGGTGGTATTACCAGTTTTCATGAAAATGTGGGGGCTTCCAGAGGTCCTCACCTCAAACTCACCAACATTGCTCAAGGTAGACAAATTATTGCTTTTATTGATACGCATTGGGAAGAACTGAAAACCTTGGCTCATGAAACCGAGTCACATCTTGCCTTACAAAACTGGCAATACCAGCTGGCTGGCAAACATCTGTATCTGCGTTTTAGTTTTGATACGGCCGAAGCTATGGGTATGAATATGGTTACCATGGCCACTCAGGCAATGTTAGATTTTATCAGCAAAAAATTTGAAGTGACCACAATTTTATCAGGCAATGCTTGTGTTGATAAAAAACCAGCTTGGTCAACATTTTTATCAGGTCGAGGCAAAAAAGTCTGGGCTGAAACTATTATTGCCAAAGAAATTGTCGAAACAGTTTTAAAAACCTCACCACAAAACATAGTGGAAACTGTGCAATCAAAACAGCTTTTGGGTTCGGCTCTGCACGGCTCTTTAGGCTATAACGGCCATTTTGCCAATATCGTTGCGGCTACCTATCTGGCAACTGGTCAGGATTTAGCTCATATAGTTGAAGGTAGTCTGGGTGTAACCAGTGCGGAACTAGATGGAGATAAGCTTTATTTTTCAGTTTACCTGCCCAGTCTTATGGTGGGTACCGTGGGTGGAGGAACTCATTTGCCCACTCAGCAGGAGGCCTTGACTATTTTAGGAATTGATAAGCCTTTTACAGGTAGTGCTTCATATTTGGCTGAAATTATTGGGGCTGTGGTTTTGGCAGGAGAATTATCTTTGACTGCAGCTTTAGCTAGTAACCAACTGGCTTGTGCTCACCAAAGTTTAGGCAGAGGGAAACATGATTAA
- a CDS encoding hydroxymethylglutaryl-CoA synthase yields MIKKLQHVYLDTIASYIPSGRITVDTIAQTYQEDGASISSSLGLYQKSIANWDEDAITMAIMAAGRALAGSNYAKNQIGAVLMGSESHPYAVKPSGSIVASWLGLSPHYFCADLEFACKAGTSGLQIGSGLVEAQMIKAALIIGSDKAQSQPSDVLEYAAASAAVALIIGCRPGRAKVVATSSYATDTPDFWRRPEQIFPQHAGRFSGEPGYFHHIESNLAYFLQKTKAKLDDFDHIVFHMPNGKFPLKLAQKLKINSKQLEAGFTVKDIGNPYSASSLLGLCRTLAFAKKGQNILLASYGSGAGSDIIWFNVLKNGTKQEQEAFTKQINQTKQLSYDQYLQAMGILERNL; encoded by the coding sequence ATGATTAAGAAATTACAACACGTTTATCTAGATACAATTGCCAGCTATATTCCTTCGGGCCGAATTACAGTCGATACTATTGCTCAAACTTATCAGGAAGATGGAGCTAGTATTAGTAGCTCTTTAGGACTTTATCAAAAGTCGATAGCAAACTGGGATGAAGATGCCATTACGATGGCTATCATGGCAGCTGGTCGGGCTTTAGCTGGCTCAAATTATGCCAAAAATCAAATTGGAGCAGTGTTGATGGGTAGTGAATCCCATCCTTATGCGGTCAAACCTTCGGGTAGTATTGTGGCTTCCTGGTTAGGATTATCACCTCATTACTTTTGTGCAGACTTGGAATTTGCCTGCAAAGCTGGAACCAGTGGTTTACAAATTGGCAGTGGTTTAGTCGAAGCTCAAATGATTAAAGCTGCCCTGATTATCGGCAGCGATAAAGCCCAAAGCCAACCCAGTGACGTTTTAGAATACGCGGCTGCCAGTGCCGCTGTAGCCCTCATTATTGGCTGCCGACCAGGTCGAGCCAAAGTGGTAGCGACCTCTTCTTATGCCACTGACACGCCTGATTTTTGGCGCCGTCCAGAGCAGATTTTTCCCCAACATGCCGGTCGTTTTAGTGGTGAACCAGGCTATTTCCACCATATCGAAAGCAACTTGGCTTATTTTTTGCAAAAAACTAAAGCCAAACTAGACGACTTTGATCACATTGTTTTTCATATGCCCAATGGTAAATTTCCTCTGAAATTAGCCCAAAAACTCAAAATCAACTCCAAACAGCTTGAGGCTGGTTTTACGGTCAAAGATATTGGCAATCCTTATTCAGCCTCATCGCTACTGGGTCTGTGCCGGACATTAGCTTTTGCCAAAAAAGGCCAAAACATTCTGCTGGCCTCCTATGGTTCAGGAGCAGGTTCAGATATCATCTGGTTTAACGTTCTTAAAAATGGAACCAAGCAGGAAC
- a CDS encoding glycosyltransferase family 39 protein, producing the protein MMKHATFYSRIFQFVKNHPYFSLLFLIAAALRFYIPTATQNFALDEARDSYAIWYLFQGHFPLLGPTSSLGNIHLGPFYYYLMAPALWLANFNPLGMTYFTIVLSLVTIGFLYFFSQKIFNKTTTLLITSLYAFSAPILNHARFAWQPNILPLFALLLFYCLWQLLQNKNFKVLPWIGLLLGICLQLHYSSIFIIPAIAVVLWLAIKKDKKLYKLLKPGLQSLGLFLLVLSSFIYSELINGLPNIQLLLQFSGTTVSLGMQGFAGHLFRVFSQSLAGLLGFTQTNWLSSLVSAGLLILAAKSSKTKIWYLSVFYYLFGVLGLSLLPKTAQHYFSFMYFLPFLLIGLVVDCYFKKVKSIYVLSIVVGFIFLQWPAYNFLKPLTWQIQDFKNLAWEIDMQSSGQKYNLISIKPDGEYMALPYRYFFDIANTQVAPANDYDHLDAIYVISNSLEKPDQILATLAKQIDWPSRYIKTLKLKNQDYMYIFTL; encoded by the coding sequence TTGATGAAACATGCCACTTTTTATAGTCGGATTTTTCAATTTGTAAAAAATCATCCTTACTTTTCCTTGCTTTTTTTGATTGCTGCAGCGCTACGGTTTTATATACCTACGGCCACCCAAAATTTTGCCCTGGATGAAGCTAGGGACAGCTATGCTATCTGGTATCTTTTTCAAGGCCATTTCCCCTTACTTGGTCCAACTAGTTCTTTAGGAAATATCCACCTTGGTCCGTTTTACTACTACCTGATGGCACCAGCTCTTTGGTTAGCAAATTTTAATCCATTAGGAATGACCTATTTTACAATTGTGTTAAGCCTGGTCACAATTGGTTTTTTATATTTTTTTAGCCAAAAAATTTTTAATAAAACCACCACTTTGCTGATTACAAGTCTATATGCTTTTTCAGCACCGATCCTAAATCATGCCCGTTTTGCCTGGCAACCCAATATTTTGCCACTATTTGCTTTGCTACTGTTTTACTGCCTATGGCAACTTCTTCAAAACAAAAACTTCAAAGTCTTGCCTTGGATAGGATTGCTTTTGGGTATTTGTTTACAACTGCATTATAGTTCTATTTTTATAATTCCAGCTATAGCTGTTGTGTTATGGTTAGCTATTAAGAAGGACAAAAAACTTTATAAATTACTCAAACCAGGCTTGCAAAGTTTAGGTCTTTTTTTGCTCGTTTTATCGTCGTTTATTTATTCTGAGTTAATTAACGGTCTACCGAACATACAGCTGCTGCTGCAATTTTCCGGGACAACGGTTAGCTTGGGTATGCAGGGTTTTGCCGGTCACCTGTTCCGAGTTTTTAGCCAAAGCCTGGCTGGCCTGCTGGGCTTTACCCAAACTAACTGGCTAAGTTCCCTGGTTTCGGCTGGCCTGCTTATTTTGGCAGCTAAGTCTTCCAAAACCAAAATTTGGTATTTAAGTGTTTTTTACTATCTCTTTGGAGTTTTAGGTTTGAGCTTGCTGCCGAAAACTGCCCAACACTACTTTAGCTTTATGTACTTTTTGCCGTTTCTACTAATTGGCTTGGTAGTTGATTGCTACTTTAAAAAAGTAAAATCTATATATGTTTTGTCAATAGTAGTAGGCTTTATCTTTTTACAATGGCCAGCTTACAACTTTTTAAAACCACTGACCTGGCAAATTCAGGATTTTAAAAATTTAGCTTGGGAAATTGACATGCAAAGTAGTGGTCAAAAATATAACCTTATTTCTATAAAACCAGATGGGGAATATATGGCCCTGCCGTACCGTTATTTTTTTGATATAGCTAACACTCAAGTTGCTCCTGCCAATGACTATGACCATTTAGATGCAATCTATGTTATAAGTAATAGTTTGGAAAAACCGGATCAGATTTTAGCCACATTAGCAAAACAAATTGACTGGCCTAGTCGATATATCAAAACTCTTAAGTTAAAAAATCAGGATTATATGTATATCTTTACATTATGA
- a CDS encoding type IV secretion system DNA-binding domain-containing protein, producing the protein MADLATFLSQIQYFAVVLIIGLLAIGGIAGVGYVLILLLKFRKREEVSLDMVLLQIRVPRENETKIDAAEQMFASLHSIFKIGFKAWLSAQDHLSFEIVAKKEEIKFYVAVPSHLQDLVEKQLYGAYPGADIREIDEYNIFTEKGKVAFDNLYLKSSNYNPLKVYKDLPTDPLSSITSALAKMGDDEGAVVQIIIAPTGPKWSHMGKGYISRTKKNESDPEKAKYNIDPKTYDAIENKCSKPGFETTIRVVVSAPDMPRAKMHLKNIVGTFKQFASDLNTLRTPKWHLFKYFFMIDFIYRYQPLFDGKSVLSSEELATLFHLPNKSVETPHIYWLSAKRMPAPAGIASSGTYLGKNIARGSSRPVYIQDIDRQRHMYIIGKTGTGKSEMLTDLILQDIRAGRGVCFIDPHDTVEKLLEMIPPERAEDVIYFNPADLDRPLGMNIMEAKTEQQQHFIASAIIGLMYKLYDPHKTGIIGPRFEHAIRNAMLTVMVEDGASFVEVVRILTDPKYVQELLPKVKDPMVRRYWTDQIAQTSDFHKSEVLDYIASKFGRFVTDKMMRNIIGQSHSAFDFRKVMDERKILLINLAKGRIGEENSNFLGLVLVPKILIAAMSRQDVPEEQRPDFYLYVDEFQNFATPDFAQILSEARKYHLNLVVANQFIGQIEDEVKNAIFGNVGTIASFRVGVTDANYLQHEFQPTFTETDLINIERYNLIIKTIVNNEPVPPFTLDLTKNMEVYNKMRNKQLAEMITQLSRLKYGKDADLVGAEIAQRARL; encoded by the coding sequence ATGGCAGATCTTGCAACTTTCTTATCTCAAATTCAGTATTTTGCAGTAGTACTTATTATTGGTTTACTAGCAATTGGAGGCATAGCTGGAGTAGGGTATGTGCTGATTCTACTTTTAAAATTCAGAAAAAGAGAAGAAGTATCATTGGACATGGTTTTATTACAGATACGTGTACCTCGGGAAAATGAAACCAAAATTGACGCAGCTGAACAAATGTTTGCTTCATTGCATTCAATTTTTAAAATTGGTTTTAAAGCCTGGTTGTCTGCCCAAGACCATTTGTCTTTTGAAATTGTAGCCAAAAAAGAAGAGATTAAATTTTATGTAGCCGTGCCTAGTCATTTGCAAGACTTGGTGGAAAAACAGCTTTATGGAGCATATCCCGGAGCCGATATTCGTGAAATAGATGAATATAATATTTTTACAGAAAAAGGTAAAGTGGCTTTTGATAATCTTTATCTCAAATCAAGCAATTACAATCCCCTTAAAGTTTATAAAGACTTACCAACAGACCCATTGTCTTCTATCACTTCAGCGTTGGCTAAGATGGGAGATGATGAAGGAGCAGTTGTACAAATTATTATTGCACCTACTGGACCGAAATGGAGTCATATGGGTAAAGGTTATATATCGCGAACCAAAAAGAATGAATCTGATCCAGAAAAAGCTAAGTACAATATTGATCCAAAGACTTATGATGCTATTGAAAATAAGTGTTCTAAACCTGGCTTTGAAACCACTATTAGAGTTGTGGTTTCAGCTCCAGATATGCCTAGGGCTAAAATGCATTTAAAAAATATTGTAGGGACATTCAAACAGTTTGCTTCTGATTTAAATACTTTAAGAACTCCCAAATGGCACTTATTTAAATACTTTTTTATGATTGATTTTATTTACCGCTACCAGCCACTTTTTGATGGTAAATCAGTTTTATCTTCAGAAGAATTAGCTACCCTTTTCCACTTACCAAACAAAAGCGTAGAAACTCCACACATCTATTGGCTTTCAGCTAAGCGGATGCCAGCTCCAGCCGGAATTGCTAGTTCAGGCACTTATCTTGGGAAAAATATAGCTCGGGGTAGCTCAAGACCAGTCTATATTCAAGATATAGATAGACAACGTCATATGTACATCATTGGAAAAACTGGGACTGGGAAATCAGAAATGTTGACTGATCTTATTTTGCAAGATATTAGAGCTGGTCGTGGAGTTTGTTTTATTGACCCTCATGATACAGTTGAAAAGCTATTGGAAATGATTCCCCCGGAGCGAGCAGAAGACGTGATTTACTTTAATCCTGCAGATTTAGATCGGCCTTTGGGTATGAACATTATGGAAGCTAAAACTGAGCAACAACAACACTTTATTGCTTCAGCTATTATTGGTCTAATGTATAAACTCTATGACCCGCATAAAACAGGTATTATTGGGCCTCGATTTGAACATGCTATCCGTAATGCTATGTTGACTGTCATGGTAGAAGATGGAGCTTCTTTTGTAGAAGTAGTGCGTATTTTAACCGATCCAAAATATGTCCAAGAACTGCTGCCCAAAGTCAAAGATCCAATGGTCAGGCGATACTGGACTGACCAGATTGCCCAAACCTCTGACTTTCATAAATCTGAAGTTTTAGACTACATTGCCTCTAAATTCGGCCGCTTCGTGACGGATAAAATGATGCGAAATATTATTGGCCAAAGCCATTCAGCTTTTGATTTTCGCAAGGTCATGGATGAGCGTAAAATCCTTCTTATCAACTTAGCTAAAGGCCGGATCGGCGAAGAAAATTCTAATTTTTTAGGCTTGGTTTTGGTGCCAAAAATTCTGATCGCAGCGATGAGCAGGCAAGATGTACCTGAAGAACAACGGCCAGATTTTTATCTCTATGTTGATGAGTTTCAAAATTTTGCTACCCCCGACTTTGCCCAGATCTTATCTGAAGCTCGGAAATACCATCTGAACCTAGTAGTAGCTAATCAATTTATTGGTCAAATAGAAGATGAGGTAAAAAATGCTATTTTTGGTAATGTGGGTACGATTGCTTCTTTCCGAGTTGGGGTAACTGATGCCAATTATCTCCAGCATGAATTTCAGCCTACCTTTACCGAAACAGATCTTATCAATATTGAACGATACAATTTAATTATTAAAACTATTGTTAATAATGAGCCTGTTCCTCCGTTTACTCTAGATCTAACTAAAAATATGGAGGTCTACAATAAAATGCGCAACAAACAACTAGCTGAAATGATTACTCAGTTATCCCGACTTAAATATGGTAAAGATGCGGATTTAGTAGGAGCAGAAATTGCCCAGCGGGCCAGATTATAA
- the maf gene encoding septum formation protein Maf yields MNIILASASKRRQKLLSWLIKDFEIKPSQINETAFAKLARNPEELVVKLSLAKAKAGGEKVPNSIIIAADTIVAIADTSQVLPSATVINETWQIIGKPKDKAEIAQTLSFLSGKTHQVYTGLCVLQSTSSHFGTDFELSHMTFKNLSKKFIDKWSAQEFLLDHAGSYSIQDMKDELFDTIEGSYTSVVGLPLAKTADFLEQFGVVLQSAWQDKVLQETGYKD; encoded by the coding sequence ATGAATATTATCTTAGCTTCAGCTTCAAAACGCCGCCAAAAATTACTATCTTGGCTCATAAAAGATTTTGAAATCAAACCTAGTCAAATCAATGAAACTGCTTTTGCTAAACTAGCTAGAAACCCAGAAGAATTGGTTGTAAAACTTAGCTTAGCTAAGGCTAAAGCTGGCGGTGAAAAAGTGCCTAACTCTATTATTATTGCCGCTGATACAATTGTGGCTATTGCCGATACCAGTCAAGTTTTACCCAGTGCTACAGTTATTAATGAGACCTGGCAAATCATTGGCAAGCCAAAAGATAAAGCTGAAATTGCTCAAACCTTATCATTTCTCAGCGGTAAAACTCATCAGGTGTATACCGGTTTATGCGTGTTACAAAGTACTTCAAGTCATTTTGGAACTGATTTTGAGTTGAGCCATATGACCTTTAAAAATCTTTCTAAAAAATTTATTGACAAGTGGTCGGCTCAAGAATTTTTACTAGACCATGCTGGTTCATATAGTATCCAGGATATGAAAGATGAACTTTTTGACACTATTGAAGGTAGTTATACTAGCGTGGTTGGTTTGCCACTTGCCAAGACTGCTGATTTTCTTGAGCAGTTTGGGGTAGTGTTACAATCAGCTTGGCAAGATAAAGTTTTGCAAGAAACTGGATATAAAGATTAA
- a CDS encoding M23 family metallopeptidase, which yields MATTGFAFATHTDTSSFNLFRNTNNFLNNSLSGRLVNYGMGKVGEWALGAAASTGLKKTFGKLAVGGLTKLAGALGVNIIPVVGQAVSAVMLAKQIVDIAEQLPVVGKAVGFGKRFWWVLPATLLAGLIALIAKLLNLILSIAGTVGPPMLILGLATANPLLIIPGLALTVIGHWPTISKFFSNLFQGANNLGTKVLNLFGAGASEAASGGMFPAFVHAPLIAVGAVGITTTFLYINLISAFRLPPFDTLQDVYNKIDNLTQFEPGMPECWPVSGYVTQGMNTGDSHTGVVLNSIDIGGNDGADVHATHNGVVVEAGWNSTGYGKLVRIEGTTGGLPFTTYYAHLETITVNEGATVKKGQVIGTVDSTGNSEGPHLHYELRGLGSIADTILLSGCIDEASADRIENGKCIGQASCNFTISQIVQPE from the coding sequence ATGGCTACAACTGGTTTTGCTTTTGCTACCCACACTGATACCAGCAGTTTTAATCTTTTTAGAAATACTAATAATTTTTTAAACAACTCTTTATCTGGTAGATTAGTCAACTATGGCATGGGTAAGGTAGGTGAATGGGCTCTTGGAGCCGCAGCTTCCACTGGTCTTAAAAAAACTTTTGGTAAGTTAGCAGTTGGTGGCTTAACTAAATTGGCAGGAGCTTTGGGAGTTAATATCATACCAGTTGTTGGTCAAGCTGTGTCCGCAGTCATGCTAGCCAAACAAATAGTCGACATTGCCGAACAGCTTCCGGTTGTAGGAAAGGCAGTAGGTTTCGGAAAGAGATTTTGGTGGGTCTTACCTGCAACTTTACTAGCTGGATTAATTGCTCTTATTGCTAAATTACTCAACTTAATTCTTTCTATTGCTGGGACTGTTGGACCTCCAATGCTTATTTTAGGATTAGCAACTGCTAATCCTCTTTTAATAATTCCTGGTCTTGCTTTGACTGTGATTGGTCACTGGCCTACTATTAGTAAGTTTTTTAGTAATCTTTTTCAGGGTGCTAATAATCTTGGTACTAAGGTTTTAAATCTCTTTGGGGCAGGGGCTTCTGAAGCTGCTAGTGGCGGCATGTTCCCTGCTTTTGTTCATGCCCCGCTTATAGCTGTGGGGGCAGTTGGTATAACCACAACTTTTTTGTATATCAACCTTATTTCAGCATTTCGATTACCTCCATTTGATACATTACAAGATGTCTATAATAAAATTGATAATTTAACCCAGTTTGAGCCAGGTATGCCTGAATGTTGGCCAGTTAGCGGGTATGTCACCCAAGGTATGAATACTGGAGATAGCCATACTGGAGTGGTGCTTAATTCTATCGATATTGGCGGTAACGATGGAGCAGATGTTCACGCAACTCACAATGGAGTAGTAGTAGAAGCCGGATGGAATAGTACTGGCTATGGAAAACTGGTTCGGATTGAGGGTACAACTGGAGGACTTCCTTTTACAACCTATTATGCTCATCTTGAAACTATCACTGTAAACGAAGGAGCTACAGTTAAAAAAGGCCAAGTTATCGGCACAGTTGATAGTACCGGTAATTCTGAAGGCCCACATTTACATTATGAATTGCGAGGTTTGGGTTCAATAGCGGATACTATTTTACTGTCCGGATGCATCGATGAAGCAAGTGCTGATAGAATTGAAAACGGAAAGTGTATTGGCCAAGCAAGCTGTAATTTTACTATTAGTCAAATTGTCCAACCAGAATGA